The following proteins are encoded in a genomic region of Fusarium oxysporum f. sp. lycopersici 4287 chromosome 1, whole genome shotgun sequence:
- a CDS encoding hypothetical protein (At least one base has a quality score < 10), which translates to MYIAVGHLPGSAINAIQATRTKLNALHHFSCTPSSNASQANWISTTLESPLCAALLADECRTGKTVQLSLALATHYYLVKTEVNAGIFQLRDKNWRFKPSIILCLPAGG; encoded by the exons ATGTATATCGCTGTTGGGCATCTTCCCGGCAGCGCCATCAACGCAATCCAGGCAACTCGCACAAAACTCAACGCACTGCATCACTTTTCCTGTACTCCGTCTTCCAACGCATCCCAA GCCAACTGGATTTCAACCACTCTGGAATCGCCACTTTGCGCTGCGCTACTCGCGGATGAGTGCAGAACTGGTAAGACAGTTCAACTTAGTCTTGCGCTGGCTACCCATTATTACCTTGTAAAAACAGAAGTTAACGCCGGAATATTTCAACTAAGGGATAAAAATTGGCGCTTCAAACCAAGTATCATCCTGTGCCTACCCGCTGGCGGATGA